One Dysidea avara chromosome 8, odDysAvar1.4, whole genome shotgun sequence genomic window, TAGGCTAGCTTATATCataaataataaaacaataCCAAAGACAAAGCACAATAGCCTGCCTTTTATGTTTGCCCATGCAGTCATGTGGGTGATGAGCACAGTTGGGGTATCACTAATTACATAACATTGTGTCTTTACATGATTATAGCCATATTTATATCgcacatcaaagtaaaaaaaaaaaactgggagtatatggtagttaaaccccagtacatatatggaagacaacataattatattaacaCATTCAATTGAAAGAAGTGTAATCAAAGCCTTACATTATAAAACTATAAGTTAACCtaaaattgaagccatacacattgTACAACTATAGTCTTGTTTCCATCTGTCCATGCACTCGAAGGTCGTGTGATTGAGTGCGTGGGCGGCTTGGGACGAGGTAGAACAGGTATAGCAAAACTTGAGCCTTGCACAACTGGTATGCTTGTCTAGCCTTATTGACACGttgtttgtgaacttgactgcttcaaagtgtgggatagaagccagtTGTAGGATATCTAGTTTTCAACACCTCGGCCTCAGGTTGATAACTGATATCCTACTTGTGGTGcggtttaactataacttaatCACAGCAACTACAAGAATCCTCATTAAGCTGTAACCACTAAGGATATCTAGTAACCACTGGGTACTATTTTAAACACCACCTTGTTTACTTATGTACTTCTCAGTGACTCTCTACActatggtattacaacatacataacaagtttaaggaaaaattaggaatttctaCACTATGGTCATATCACAAACATAcataacaagtttaaggaaaaattaggaattttaagtttgattagggatcatagaaaaaaacgtaaggaaacaagggaggtcgcctatacctgcagatatactagtgaacatttaatccctaatatagtctatgatccctaatcgaacttaaaattcctaatttttccttaaaattgtttgtttacttcttttgtaacattattatgactggtaaacccacgcataccgcatcaaaagaaaggatggtgccagaattaatgtttcaTCTGAATGCGCCCCCCACCTATTAAATACTAtgtcgaaagtgcagtggccattatgctttgctttcagctatgttcagcccgttacacagcgctacagacAAAAAatagtagaagaagtgcctctgctaCTATTTAATAATCCAGAAAACATAACAGTTCAcgtgcccccaactatcaattactgcctcgctttcagctatgttcagtgaGATGTTCAGCCCGTTGCACAGcattataaatgaagaacagtgttagaatcacatctgcaatcaatccagtcaccacggaaataCGGATGactcccatttacaaacatactgtGTCAAATATTGTATATTCAGTAACTACTACTTATAAATCATTGTCTATATTTATGATGTAGTTAACAGATGACAACAATGTCCTTGATTTAGCTACTTACGTATGCATGTACTTTAGGTTGGTTTTGTTGTAGACGTCactatatattatctatggattTATTGTGAAATAAAGTATGTACCATGGAGTGCCAATAAGCCGTGCATCACACTACCATGAAtggacaccttgagctgtcagcaaaaagaaatgggacacaaaggaggacaaagaagtaagtccatgatgcgtgcattgtacatactgtggtatgccaaaaggcatgccTTGGgacgaagcgatgtcgaacagtgaaaaaatcaagcccattgccttagtcgttatcaagttacgcttgcctgaaggcaggcaggcaggcaggcaggcaggcaggcaggcaggcaggcaggcaggcaggcaggcaggcaggcaggcaggcaggcaggcaggcaggcaggcagtagaaaatcccATTGAATAAAttgttttttaaattttgtaacaatttattggaagcctttaggatcatactgaagacacttttgggcttggttatacctaaccaatactgccaggatggagttgtgaagccggtttttgggtgaatttttttggctaggaaaactcaaatctccatgatccctaatatacagtactactgtactgtataaccATGCAATATGGGTATGTTGGAGTGATACGGAGTGATGTAGGAGTAATGTGTATGATATATGTGGTGTGACATGATATATGTGTAGTATTAACATTTGGTTTTTAATTATTAAAAAATAAAAGGTTATTGGTTTACACAAATTAACTTAGGTAATACCCAAAGCAATCCCCTATAAACCCTCCAAATACTATAATATCACAGAAACTTGTAACTCCTACGCAGTGTTCAATCTCACTAGTACAAGTTGATTGGCTTTATTAGTAGCACAGTATCCCCTAATAGTATAGGTACCACAGAAGATTTTAGTTGAAGTGTATATGAACTAGTACAATATGTTCTTTGTAATCATTTTATCTAACCTACTGATTTATACCGATGCCAACTGTGAAACATACGGTAAGGATGCAGCAAATGTATATTGTACATATACGGTCACACACATGTTTAATATGTAATACAAGAAATATATATCTATAGGCACTATTTGTTCATCACAACCTAACACGGGACAGCCATTATGCAAGCAGCACAATGAGACAGTAAGTTTTCTGTGCAACTCAGATGTAGACTGCTCTGGAGAACACGAATTTGTATTTGAGAGAAATAGCCAGGGAACAAataactatggtgaaatacagaaAGGATGGTTTTATCAATACAATGGAAAAATACACAGTGTTACAGATGGTGGGAACCACAGATGTCAGAAAAGATGTAGGGATGGTAGTGCAAACTCAACATATTGTTATTTGACAATACAAGGTGGGTGGAACAGTATATACCTAACAACTATTAGTATACTATTGGTTCTATTACAGTAATGCCATCCACAATAGAGATGAACTTCCCTCCAACTACTAAACATACAAACTATATTGGAACATGCACTGCTACAGGAAACCCAACACCTGTCATAGAGGCAAAGTTGAACATTCCCTCAACTGACTGTCCATATACTACAAGCTATACTAATGTTAGTATGTACACAGGGCAAGTAGTACTCACTATACCACATGTAACAACAAAGTGTCATAATGCCACCGTCTACTGTTCTGTGAGGTGTAGAAATTGTCGGACTCAACAATCATCAAAACTAAATGTTACAGAACTAAGTCTTACTGAAGGAGCATTAAGTATGTAGCAactaagtaacttgtcgtattATTTCACTGTCTATTTTATAGGCACTGATCCAGACAACACTACTGAACCAACAACCCCTTTACCAGGAAGAGGCAGCACAAACAACATCAACTTCTTGATGATATTTATTCTTGTGATCATCGTGTTTAGTTTCAGTTCATAGAAACAAATAATAATCAACAGAATCACTAACCTTATTATAGTAGGTATTGTATATACAGGTATGTAGGATATTAATGGGTAGTGTATGCAAGGTCTGTATAAACTGTACTAGAGTAGGATATGCTGTAGTGTATGAGATGTATACTGATACAGAGACAATAATAGGCACTAAAACTGTACATAATACTGGTCAAattgtaaattttattttaataaatACTAATTAAATTTTTATGTATGTGTAACTTAAGAGATTAACTAT contains:
- the LOC136262730 gene encoding uncharacterized protein isoform X2 gives rise to the protein MDTLSCQQKEMGHKGGQRSTICSSQPNTGQPLCKQHNETVSFLCNSDVDCSGEHEFVFERNSQGTNNYGEIQKGWFYQYNGKIHSVTDGGNHRCQKRCRDGSANSTYCYLTIQVMPSTIEMNFPPTTKHTNYIGTCTATGNPTPVIEAKLNIPSTDCPYTTSYTNVSMYTGQVVLTIPHVTTKCHNATVYCSVRCRNCRTQQSSKLNVTELSLTEGALSTDPDNTTEPTTPLPGRGSTNNINFLMIFILVIIVFSFSS
- the LOC136262730 gene encoding uncharacterized protein isoform X1, with the translated sequence MFFVIILSNLLIYTDANCETYGTICSSQPNTGQPLCKQHNETVSFLCNSDVDCSGEHEFVFERNSQGTNNYGEIQKGWFYQYNGKIHSVTDGGNHRCQKRCRDGSANSTYCYLTIQVMPSTIEMNFPPTTKHTNYIGTCTATGNPTPVIEAKLNIPSTDCPYTTSYTNVSMYTGQVVLTIPHVTTKCHNATVYCSVRCRNCRTQQSSKLNVTELSLTEGALSTDPDNTTEPTTPLPGRGSTNNINFLMIFILVIIVFSFSS